ATTTCTATATTTTCTATTTAATCTTCTATACCTTCCTCTAAGTTTCCACCTACTTATGCTAGGCTTGGCGGAAATCAATACAATTTTAGTATTAGGATTATTATTTCTGATTTGCAAAATGATATCTGAAGTTGTTTGAACGATTTCTTTTGGCCTTTTCCTTGCAAAAATATCATTATCCCCTTCATAAATAAAAACCCTGCTAGGTCTGTACCGCAATACCAAATCATCCAAGTGATATAAAAGATCCGAAGCTTGGGAACCTCCAAAACCGGTATTTAAAATTTGATGGTCGGGGAAGGACTCCTCCAGGGTTTTCCAAAACCTAACGCTGGAACTTCCGGTAAATAAAATGGTCTCCCTTTGCTTGTCCCAAACGGTGTCATACTTCTTGGTGATGGATTCGACCTCTTCTTCAAAAGCCGAAACAGTCTGTGCCTTTATTTCGAATTGTGCTATGAAAGCAAGAAAAATAACACAGGAAGTACTTAATCGAAGGATACGGTTCATAAGGGGAATTTTTAGAAATAGATGTTATTACATTCCTCCTACAGGAAAAGTCAACCCTTGGCTCAAGGCCCAGCTATGAAACTGAGCAATCCAATTATCGGAGGCAAGTCCTTGCTTTTTCATGCCAAATCCATGTCCTCCCTTGGCATACATGTGGAGTCCCACGGAGTAATTCTCATTCAACCAAGCCATATATAGGTTTGCACTATCTTTTGCGAGGCCCAAAGGGTCATCAGTAGCACAGATGATTAACATGGGAGGTGCATCCTCCGGTACTTCATATTTCGGGATTACGGTCATCCAAGGATATACAGGTACGATGAAATTAGGTCTGTTTTCTTCGGTACAATTGAAAGTTACTCCCATGGTTACTGCTCCACCCGCGGAAAATCCCATAAAACCAATTTTCTCTGGATTTAGACCAAGACCTTTAGCATTACTCCTAACATAGCTGACCGCCGAAAGTCCGTCTGAAATAGAAAATGGTAAAACCGGTCTCACACGTTCCATAATTCTTTGAGGGTTGGTTGAGCCTTCCTCGGATATTTCTGCAACACCATCTTCACCGGTGGGCACTAGTCTATATTTCAAAACGAAAGCTGTAATGCCCTTTTCGTTCAGCCATTTGGCTACGTCCGTACCCTCACTTTTAATGCTGAGGGCGTAAAGACCACCACCTGGAGCAATTATGACACTCGTTCCATTAGGCTTCTCCGGTTTAAAAATTTCCATAGTAGGAACCGATACATTGGTAACCACTTGATTTTGCCATATTTCCGAGAAATAATTTTTCTCCTCACTTTCCCACGTCACGCCAGGGCTTTTGTCAAAAGGTAAGTTAATAGTGTTTTGTGCTAAGCTTAAAGCCGATATGCAGAAGGCACAAAGTATGCTAAGAAAAGGTTTCATATAATGTTTTTGAATATTTAAATTTTACAGAACACTTATAATTACTGATTTTTTAATTTATACCAATAAATACCAAAGCCGCCAAAAGTGCTCCCAGAATAGGACCGACAATAGGCACCCATGCATAACGCCAGTCACTTTTACCCTTGTGCTTAAGGGGTAAAATCGCATGAAGCAATCTAGGGCCTAAATCCCTAGCGGGATTTATGGCATATCCGGTAGGGCCTCCCAAACCAAAACCAATTCCCATTACCAATAGTGCAACGGGTAGCGCATCTAGGGAACCTAGGGAAATCGCTTCTTCGCCCATCGCTCCTCCCGCGATAAAAAACACTCCGAAAACTAAAGCAAAAGTCCCTACAACTTCCGATACCATGTTCCAAAACGGACTGCGTATGGCCGGGGCTGTTGAGAATGTGGCTAAAATGGCCGATGCATCTTCCGTAGCCTCGTATTGTTTTTTGTAAGTAAGCCAAACCAACAGACTACCCGTCATAGCCCCGAGTACCTGTGACAAAATATATCCAGGAACCAACGTCCAAGAAAATTTGCTGGTAATTGCCAGACCAACAGTAACGGCCGGATTAAGGTGTGCGCCACTAACATCGGCAGAAATGAATACCCCAATAAATACGGCAATTCCCCAAGCCAGTGCGATTCCTACCCATCCAGAATCGGAACCCTTTGTCCCTTTAAGTACAAGGTTGGCAACGATACCGTTTCCAATAAGAATAAGCATCGCTGTACCTATAAATTCAAAAATATAAGCTGTCATAGATTTGTTTTGGTTAGTGCGGGTAAGATAAAAAAATACACGGAATTAAACTAAGCGCTATTCTTTTAACCTTGGTAATATGATTTAGGTTAATTTTTATTTTCTACGTATTGTCATCAACCTTTCTGTTTATAATTGTCGCATAACAAAAAATAGTATCTTGTTCATCTGTTACAGCACCGAACCAATCATCCAAAAATGACCCACTTTAAACAAATTCTTGTCACCGTTATTTCTTTGCTAGTTGGAAATATTGTATTTGGTCAAACTTCAGACAATATTAGACCCACGGCTTTAGCCGTACCCATTTCAGAGGAACCGATAATAGACGGAAAAGTTATAGAGGATGCGATTTGGCAAAGCATAGAACCTTTTGGGGATTTGACCCAAACCCAGCCTAATTTTGGAATTCCGGCATCGGAGAAAACAGAAATAAGAATCGCCTACACGACCGAAACTTTTTTTGTCTCCGTAGTTTGTTATGATTCCAGACCGAACAATTTAGTCGTTTCCGATGCCAGAAGAGACGCGGACTTGGACAACACCGATGCTTTTCTTTTTATTTTGGATACGTACAGGGATGGTCAGAACGGATTTGTTTTTGGAACAAACTCTTTAGGCGTGGAATACGATGCACAGGTAGACAATGAAGGACAGGGAAATTTTAATGCCAACCGCCAACAGGGTGGTACCATTGGTGGGTTTAATTTGAACTGGGACGGTTCTTGGGAGGTGAAAGCCAGTGTAGGGGATTACGGTTGGAGTGCTGAGTTTGTAATTCCGTTGAGAACACTTCGATTTCAGTCCGGGAAGGATTGGGGCATCAATTTTAGAAGAAATATTAGAAAAAGTAACGAAATAGCCTATTGGTCGCCCATACCCTTAGGTCTCGATTTAAAACGTCTCTCACTCGCTGGAACCCTTACAGGTTTGGAATTGCGTAGCCCCGGAAATCTCAAGGTCATTCCCTATGTTTTAGGGAGTGTCTCCAAGGACTATGCCTTGACCGACCCTAAATCTGATTACCGCTTTGACGCAGGTGGAGATGTGAAGTATAGTATTACCCCTAGTTTGACCTTAGACCTTACGTACAATACCGATTTCGCCCAAGTAGAGGTAGATGACCAGCAAGTGAACCTTGATCGATTTAACCTGTTTTTTCCCGAGAAGCGACCCTTTTTCTTGGAGAATGCCGGTCTCTTCAGCGTTGGTAGTCCAGGTGAGGTTGATCTGTTCTTTAGTAGGCGTATTGGAATCGGTGACAATGGTAACATCGTTCCGATTATAGGTGGTGCGCGGCTTTCAGGAAAACTTAATCGGACAAATATTGGGCTCTTAAGCATGTGGACGGAAGAGGTTTCCGATATTGGTGTGGAAGCCAATAATTTTACCGTCGCAAGGGTTAACCACGAATTTAAAGGAAGAACGGCACTTGGTGCCGCAATTATCAATAAAGAAGGTTTACAATCCGATGATTTTAATAGAACCATTGCCTTAGATGGAAAACTTGGCTTGGGTAGAAAAGCACGTATGTCTGGATTTTATGCCCATACTTCCGATCCTAATGATACTATAAATGCCAACTCCTTTAAGTTCCAAACGGATTATAATTGGAACAATTGGGAATTAAGAGCGGCATATACAGAGGTCGGACAGGGCTTTAACCCCGAGGTAGGGTTCCTTTTGCGTTCGGCCTTTAGAAAACCGGAAGGACTTGTACTGTACCATTTAAGACCAAAAAATCCGGAATCGAAAATTCTGGAGTATCGCCCACATATTTCTTATAGAGGTTATTGGAATTTTGATGGTTTTCTGGAAACCAGCTTTTTGCACTTGGATAATCATTTTGAATGGAAAAGTGGATCAGAACTTCATACGGGTGTCAATATTACCAAGGAGGGCGTTGTTTTTCCTTTTGATATTTCAAGAGGGGACAATGTCATTGTACAGCCTGGAAATTACAGTCACGCAGAATCCCAGATTATTTTCTTTACCAATAGGAGTAAACCGTTTTCGGTGAATTTAAGGTCGGTAATAGGGGGTTCCTTTGGCGGGACCCGATATATAGAAACGGTTACTGCGGCCTACAGAATTGGGGATCGGTTCAACTCGGAAGTTACCTTTCAGTATAATAACTTTCAGTTACCAGTGGGGGATTTTACGGCCAACATTTTAAGAACGCAATTATCGTATTCTTTTAAGCCTAACGTTTATTTACAAGGGTTGATACAACATAATACAACGGATAAGTTATGGGCGGCAAATATTAGGTTCGGTTGGTTAGAGCGTGCCAATACCGGATTATTCGTGGTGTACAACTACAATCTCCGGGATGGTGACCCGTTAAATAATAGCTTTATTATCAAATATACCCGTATGTTCGATTTGGTAAAATAAGGATTGCACTATGCTTGTTAAATTGAGCATCACGATTTTTTTATAACCTCATTTTTTATAATATTACCAAAACTTTACTATGAAATATTTGAAATATATCCTTGGGTTATCTCTGTTGATAGCGTTGGTCTCATGCTCATCCGACGATGGTGCCACGGATTCTACAGCAACACCATTGGTAGTGGGAACTTGGAGCCTTACCGAAGTGAATGTAAGCATTCCGCAAGACCCTAACGATGATGGGACTGCTTCTACAAATATGGTAGATGAACTCCCGTGCTTAACCGGACTTTTAATAATTAGCGAAAATGGCAATTGGACAGCTTCCATAACCGATGTAAGTATTACTCCAATTACGGGGGATTTATACGCCATACAATGTGAACAATCCATTTCTTATTCTGGAAATTGGTCTTTTCAGAATAACGTTTTAAGTCTTAATCGCGTTGGTTTTAGCCCTATCACATTAAGTGGGGATACACTAAGAGAATCTAGAAACGAAGATCTCCCTGGTATTCAAAGTTTGGTCTATACGAGACAACCGTAAAGACAGTGTCAAACCCCGAACTGTTCTAAATGGTGGTTGAGGTGTTTGTAAAAGAGAGTATTCCATTGTGCAGAAGTTAGCGGTCCAAAGGCATGGGATTCTTTGTTTTCAAAATGGTCTTCACCAAGTTCTTGGGTTTTAATGATATTCTGAATCAGGATTTGCTTTTCCTTTTCAAAATCCCTGGAATCTGTAATCAGGAATTCTGGAGCGGTCCGCATGTTTTTCTTATAGGGCTTTGGACCTACCACTAAGTTCTTCGCAAATAGTTTTATCAGGAATTTTTTAAAACCTGTTGGCTTCGGGTACTTGTCAGTATAGGTCATGTCATAGGCTACATTACAGTGTGCCATCATTTGAGACACGCTCATTTTACCCCACAAGGGTTGTGTTTCTGGGGTTAATTTTTCTATCCTAGCTATAAGCTCTTTAGAAGTATTCTTTTTGAAAATGTTTTTCATGATTGTTGATTTAAGATTGATTTTACCTTTTTCTAACTAGCGAACTCCGTGAACGTTCATTTCTAAGGTATACACCGAATCCATAGCGGTTATAAAAAGCACGTTCTGATCCTTTCCTCCAAAAGTGACATTGGCCGTCCATTTTTCACCGGTAACGATATGCTCAATTTGATTTCCCTCGGAATCAAACACGGTTACCCCGTCCCCCGTCAAATACAGATTTCCTTCATTGTCCAACGTCATTCCATCTGAACCTAGCTCGCAGAAGAGTTTCCTGTTGGCTAGGCTTCCATCTTCGTTTATCATGTAGACATAAGTTTTTTTGTCGCCTATGTCGGCAATAAATAAGGTCTTTCCATCTGCAGAGCCTATAATACCGTTGGGCATAACAAAATCTTCAGCTACGATTTTTAGCTCGTCACCAGTTGGTGAAAGATAATAGACACGGCGTTCTTTGATGCGTTCAACTGAAGGATTCCACCAAGGGCGGTCGTACAGAGGGTCGGTGAGGTAAACACCCCCTTCTGGGTCTACCCACAGGTCGTTGGGTCCACCTAATTTTTCCCCTTCAAAATTATCAATGAGTACGGTTACATTCTTTTCAGGATCTATGCGCCAAAGCTCATTTTTTTCATCGGCACAGGACAAAAGGTTACCGCTGTGATCAAAATAAAGTCCGTTGGAACGCCCGGAGGGCTGCATATATGTAGATACGCTATTGCTATCCGCGTCCCACTTTAAAATTCTATCGTTTGGTTGGTCCGTGAAAAATACGTCACCCTCACTATTAA
This sequence is a window from Maribacter aestuarii. Protein-coding genes within it:
- a CDS encoding GDSL-type esterase/lipase family protein — its product is MNRILRLSTSCVIFLAFIAQFEIKAQTVSAFEEEVESITKKYDTVWDKQRETILFTGSSSVRFWKTLEESFPDHQILNTGFGGSQASDLLYHLDDLVLRYRPSRVFIYEGDNDIFARKRPKEIVQTTSDIILQIRNNNPNTKIVLISAKPSISRWKLRGRYRRLNRKYRNLSENDPLLEYVDVWNPMLNGRKLKMDIFIEDGLHMNPKGYILWYEAMKDLVNNP
- a CDS encoding alpha/beta hydrolase produces the protein MKPFLSILCAFCISALSLAQNTINLPFDKSPGVTWESEEKNYFSEIWQNQVVTNVSVPTMEIFKPEKPNGTSVIIAPGGGLYALSIKSEGTDVAKWLNEKGITAFVLKYRLVPTGEDGVAEISEEGSTNPQRIMERVRPVLPFSISDGLSAVSYVRSNAKGLGLNPEKIGFMGFSAGGAVTMGVTFNCTEENRPNFIVPVYPWMTVIPKYEVPEDAPPMLIICATDDPLGLAKDSANLYMAWLNENYSVGLHMYAKGGHGFGMKKQGLASDNWIAQFHSWALSQGLTFPVGGM
- a CDS encoding MIP/aquaporin family protein — translated: MTAYIFEFIGTAMLILIGNGIVANLVLKGTKGSDSGWVGIALAWGIAVFIGVFISADVSGAHLNPAVTVGLAITSKFSWTLVPGYILSQVLGAMTGSLLVWLTYKKQYEATEDASAILATFSTAPAIRSPFWNMVSEVVGTFALVFGVFFIAGGAMGEEAISLGSLDALPVALLVMGIGFGLGGPTGYAINPARDLGPRLLHAILPLKHKGKSDWRYAWVPIVGPILGALLAALVFIGIN
- a CDS encoding DUF5916 domain-containing protein; the encoded protein is MTHFKQILVTVISLLVGNIVFGQTSDNIRPTALAVPISEEPIIDGKVIEDAIWQSIEPFGDLTQTQPNFGIPASEKTEIRIAYTTETFFVSVVCYDSRPNNLVVSDARRDADLDNTDAFLFILDTYRDGQNGFVFGTNSLGVEYDAQVDNEGQGNFNANRQQGGTIGGFNLNWDGSWEVKASVGDYGWSAEFVIPLRTLRFQSGKDWGINFRRNIRKSNEIAYWSPIPLGLDLKRLSLAGTLTGLELRSPGNLKVIPYVLGSVSKDYALTDPKSDYRFDAGGDVKYSITPSLTLDLTYNTDFAQVEVDDQQVNLDRFNLFFPEKRPFFLENAGLFSVGSPGEVDLFFSRRIGIGDNGNIVPIIGGARLSGKLNRTNIGLLSMWTEEVSDIGVEANNFTVARVNHEFKGRTALGAAIINKEGLQSDDFNRTIALDGKLGLGRKARMSGFYAHTSDPNDTINANSFKFQTDYNWNNWELRAAYTEVGQGFNPEVGFLLRSAFRKPEGLVLYHLRPKNPESKILEYRPHISYRGYWNFDGFLETSFLHLDNHFEWKSGSELHTGVNITKEGVVFPFDISRGDNVIVQPGNYSHAESQIIFFTNRSKPFSVNLRSVIGGSFGGTRYIETVTAAYRIGDRFNSEVTFQYNNFQLPVGDFTANILRTQLSYSFKPNVYLQGLIQHNTTDKLWAANIRFGWLERANTGLFVVYNYNLRDGDPLNNSFIIKYTRMFDLVK
- a CDS encoding DUF1569 domain-containing protein, coding for MKNIFKKNTSKELIARIEKLTPETQPLWGKMSVSQMMAHCNVAYDMTYTDKYPKPTGFKKFLIKLFAKNLVVGPKPYKKNMRTAPEFLITDSRDFEKEKQILIQNIIKTQELGEDHFENKESHAFGPLTSAQWNTLFYKHLNHHLEQFGV
- a CDS encoding SMP-30/gluconolactonase/LRE family protein, whose protein sequence is MKSISQFLFTSVVVLFSYSGLAQGESIIADGAKLTLVSDEYQFTEGPAVNSEGDVFFTDQPNDRILKWDADSNSVSTYMQPSGRSNGLYFDHSGNLLSCADEKNELWRIDPEKNVTVLIDNFEGEKLGGPNDLWVDPEGGVYLTDPLYDRPWWNPSVERIKERRVYYLSPTGDELKIVAEDFVMPNGIIGSADGKTLFIADIGDKKTYVYMINEDGSLANRKLFCELGSDGMTLDNEGNLYLTGDGVTVFDSEGNQIEHIVTGEKWTANVTFGGKDQNVLFITAMDSVYTLEMNVHGVR